In Dysidea avara chromosome 3, odDysAvar1.4, whole genome shotgun sequence, a single window of DNA contains:
- the LOC136251845 gene encoding protein polyglycylase TTLL10-like: MLNLKGLISTLVCIVVVSLFTYGYWLSTSTLLLNDESITHLYRHAPNSSRDLEMYMLSDPSNEYISNTSKCEMCMSAQLLPLTAVQDCFYMFKITAVVPIVEICRNRHWKWRVVKDSETIIFKMKKFNNSLFILHETPTAFRHSFFRKMTGSKHQLVATISKSHRIFGTKMAQLIYSRRLVKSFGCTLDQLKFSPKSFLASDKSDCFDFFSYAAKYLKTKWVLKPYGGICGNGIEIFQDTPSMVTRLNHKCGVKSSWRKNQYIIQEYLPNLLLLNGRKFDIRAYILIARTDPYFLYYHPGYLRVAVNRLNEAGGREAQLTNTHIQVSIEGFSPEEHFRTFHKLQQYISNTSSD, translated from the coding sequence ATGCTAAACCTTAAAGGTTTGATATCTACATTAGTGTGCATCGTTGTGGTGTCCCTATTCACATATGGCTACTGGCTGTCTACTAGTACACTTCTGCTCAACGATGAAAGCATCACGCATCTGTACCGCCACGCCCCCAACAGCAGCAGAGATCTAGAGATGTACATGCTTTCCGATCCTTCAAACGAATATATTTCCAACACATCAAAATGTGAGATGTGTATGTCAGCACAGCTACTACCATTAACAGCAGTACAAGATTGCTTTTACATGTTCAAGATAACTGCAGTGGTTCCTATAGTGGAAATCTGTCGCAATAGACACTGGAAATGGAGGGTAGTAAAAGATAGTGAGACAATCATATTCAAGATGAAGAAATTTAACAATTCTCTTTTTATACTTCATGAAACTCCAACTGCTTTTCGTCATAGCTTCTTCAGGAAAATGACTGGATCTAAACATCAGCTGGTTGCCACAATCTCAAAATCTCATAGAATATTTGGTACAAAGATGGCACAACTTATTTACAGCAGAAGATTGGTAAAATCATTTGGGTGCACTCTGGACCAATTAAAATTTTCTCCTAAATCTTTTCTTGCCTCAGATAAAAGTGATTGTTTTGATTTTTTCTCGTATGCTGCAAAATATCTTAAAACCAAATGGGTTCTCAAGCCATATGGCGGAATTTGTGGAAATGGCATTGAGATTTTTCAAGACACACCATCAATGGTGACAAGGCTGAATCACAAGTGTGGTGTTAAGTCTAGTTGGAGAAAAAACCAGTACATAATTCAAGAATACCTTCCCAATCTATTATTGCTTAATGGGAGAAAGTTTGACATCAGAGCATACATATTGATTGCTAGAACTGATCCATATTTCTTGTACTATCATCCTGGTTATCTGAGAGTGGCAGTTAACAGACTTAATGAAGCAGGTGGAAGGGAGGCCCAACTAACTAATACCCATATCCAAGTGAGCATTGAAGGATTCTCTCCTGAGGAACACTTTAGGACTTTTCATAAACTTCAGCAATACATTAGTAACACAAGTTCTGACTGA